One Anser cygnoides isolate HZ-2024a breed goose chromosome 6, Taihu_goose_T2T_genome, whole genome shotgun sequence genomic region harbors:
- the GALNT5 gene encoding LOW QUALITY PROTEIN: polypeptide N-acetylgalactosaminyltransferase 5 (The sequence of the model RefSeq protein was modified relative to this genomic sequence to represent the inferred CDS: deleted 1 base in 1 codon), whose product MHKLRKLFRGSGRALAFVFVASVVWLLFDMAALRLSFGDAAGQRALAAAGRGQRERGRLWRGPPGPAGGGRRDPDPSRAAAPRGPGGGRAAESATAAAAAGSPAGGAARRAASGTAEAPPGGPRGPRPSAAPGRGAGPGPGPGRAGGSLEPAAPRRDGRPPAAAAARSDVAPAASRAPAQAARAAAGTAPSAVASAARLPGAPPSTASAGGPWDEARTPGLPAPEPAEQAGAGAAVPQGAAHGSPAPPGSPPRPPSRAAGRGAAPGHRGARAGEAAASPAKRFVLISKAGAKPGSSAATPSLGSVAVGNSSRSPEPRRAPQLRATRHGSALATGTTGRAAAPRSAARGSPGAAGAGAAGAAGGAAERGRQGAAGSRRAARPGGSPGTHRVLAVDATLAPRDPQAPGQFGHPVAVPDDKQEEAKSRWKEGNFNVYLSDLIPVDRAVADTRPAGCSEQRVHDDLPTTTIIMCFVDEVWSTLLRSVHSVLSRSPPHLVEEIILVDDFSTKEYLKEKLDAYMSQFPKVKILHLKERHGLIRARLAGAQVAKGDVLTFLDSHVECNVGWLEPLLERVRLSRAKVACPVIEVISDKDMSYMTVDNFQRGIFTWPMNFGWRQIPQEVIEKNKIKETDIIRCPVMAGGLFSIDKKYFFELGTYDSGLDVWGGENMEISFKVWMCGGEIEIIPCSRVGHIFRNDNPYSFPKDRIRTVERNLARVAEVWLDEYKELFYGHAYHLVLRRLDVGDLTQQIALRKRLQCRSFRWYLENVYPDLEAPLVKASGLLVNIATARCITVENTTLAFQTCDVNNEDQKFNYTWLRLLRHRDLCVAPAGTTGALGLRPCAGWESSLAWQHSSLAAARPELADHLVSEHLQPPACLEVDPSLQALRVSACNSANPYQKWQFGNYYAD is encoded by the exons ATGCACAAGCTCCGGAAGCTTTTCCGCGGCAGCGGGAGAGCGCTGGCCTTCGTCTTCGTGGCCTCTGTCGTGTGGCTGCTCTTTGACATGGCAGCGCTCCGGCTCTCCTTCGGCGACGCCGCAGGGCAGCGggcgctggcggcggcgggacgggggcagcgggagcggggccggctcTGGCggggccccccggggccggcgggcggcgggcggcgggacCCCGACCCCtcccgggcggcggcgccgcgggggccgggcgggggccgAGCCGCGGAGAGcgcgacggcggcggcggcggcggggagcccggcCGGGGGCGCGGCCCGGCGGGCGGCGAGCGGCACGGCGGAGGCCCCCCCCGGG GGTCCGCGGGGCCCGCGGCCCTCCGCTGCGCcgggccggggagcggggccggggccggggccgggccgggcggggggctccCTCGAGCCGGCCGCGCCCCGACGGGACGGGCGGCCCCCGGCTGCGGCGGCCGCGCGGAGCGACGTGGCACCGGCGGCGAGCAGAGCCCCGGCGCAGGCTGCGAGGGCGGCAGCGGGCACGGCACCGAGCGCCGTTGCGAGCGCGGCCCGGCTGCCCGGGGCACCGCCATCCACGGCAAGCGCCGGGGGACCGTGGGACGAGGCCCGGACCCCGGGCCTGCCGGCGCCTGAGCCCGCGGAGCaagccggggctggggcggcCGTGCCGCAGGGAGCCGCGCACGGGagcccggcgccccccggcaGCCCACCGCGGCCGCCttcccgggcagcggggcggggAGCCGCGCCCGGGCACCGGGGAGCCCGAGCGGGAGAGGCAGCGGCGTCCCCTGCGAAACGCTTCGTCCTCATCAGCAAAGCGGGGGCGAAACCCGGCAGCAGCGCAGCGACCCCGAGCCTCGGGTCCGTCGCCGTGGGAAACTCCTCGCGGAGCCCCGAGCCGCGCCGAGCACCGCAGCTCCGAGCCACGAGGCACGGCAGCGCCCTCGCCACCGGCACCACCGGCAGGGCCGCAGCACCGCGCTCCGCAGCCCGCGGCTCCCCTGGGgcggcaggggcaggggcagcgggAGCCGCCGGGGGGGCAGCCGagcggggcaggcagggggcggcgggcagcaggcgcgcagcccggccggggggcagccccgggacaCACAGGGTCTTGGCCGTGGACGCAACGCTGgcccccagagacccccaggCTCCCGGGCAGTTTGGGCATCCTGTGGCGGTCCCTGACGACAAGCAAGAAGAAGCTAAAAGcaggtggaaggaaggaaactttAACGTCTACCTCAGCGATCTGATCCCTGTAGACCGAGCCGTGGCGGACACCAGGCCTGCCGG GTGCTCCGAGCAGCGGGTCCATGACGACCTCCCGACCACCACCATCATCATGTGCTTCGTGGACGAGGTGTGGTCCACCCTCCTGCGCTCCGTTCACAGCGTCCTCAGCCGGTCGCCTCCCCACCTGGTCGAGGAAATCATTTTGGTGGACGACTTCAGCACGAAAG AGTACCTCAAGGAGAAGCTCGACGCATACATGTCACAGTTCCCAAAAGTGAAGATCCTGCATCTCAAAGAGAGGCACGGTCTGATACGGGCCAGGCTGGCGGGAGCGCAGGTTGCCAAAG GTGACGTCCTGACCTTCCTGGACTCGCACGTGGAGTGCAATGTGGGGTGGCTGGAGCCGCTGCTGGAGAGGGTCCGCCTGAGCCGGGCCAAGGTCGCCTGCCCCGTTATCGAGGTCATCAGCGACAAGGACATGAG CTACATGACCGTGGATAACTTTCAACGTGGGATTTTTACTTGGCCCATGAATTTTGGATGGAGGCAGATTCCACAAGAGGtcattgagaaaaataaaatcaaggaaACTGATATAATAAG GTGCCCGGTCATGGCGGGTGGCCTGTTTTCCATCGACAAGAAGTATTTCTTCGAGCTGGGAACATACGACTCAGGACTGGATGTTTGGGGAGGTGAAAATATGGAGATTTCATTCAAG GTCTGGATGTGCGGAGGAGAGATTGAGATTATTCCGTGCTCCAGAGTTGGGCATATTTTCAGGAATGACAACCCTTACTCCTTCCCGAAAGATCGGATAAGAACGGTGGAGAGGAACTTGGCCCGTGTCGCAGAGGTCTGGCTGGACGAGTACAAGGAGCTGTTCTACGGCCACGCGTACCACCTGGTCCTGAGACGCCTGGATGTGGGCGACCTGACCCAGCAAATCGCGCTGCGAAAGAGGCTTCAGTGCAGAAGTTTCAGGTGGTACCTGGAGAACGTCTACCCGGACCTGGAGGCTCCCCTGGTGAAAGCCAGCGGGCTG cTTGTTAACATAGCCACAGCAAGATGCATCACTGTGGAAAACACCACTCTAGCTTTTCAGACGTGTGATGTTAACAACGAG GACCAGAAATTCAACTACACCTGGCTGCGGCTGCTCCGGCACAGAGACCTGTGCGTCGCCCCGGCAGGCACCACGGGAGCGCTGGGGCTGCGGCCGTGCGCGGGCTGGGAGAGCAGCCTGgcctggcagcacagcagcctggcGGCGGCCCGGCCGGAGCTG GCGGACCACCTCGTTTCAGAGCACCTCCAGCCGCCCGCCTGTCTGGAAGTGGATCCGTCTCTCCAGGCCCTGAGGGTGAGCGCCTGCAACTCCGCAAATCCTTATCAGAAGTGGCAGTTTGGCAATTACTATGCAGACTGA